One genomic window of Bremerella sp. JC817 includes the following:
- a CDS encoding protein kinase yields MADLTAEEFAQRVIDFNLLEHRQVEQVWSELGTREVSLGEFQNLMLRKELLTNYQVERVIKGLRTGYFYGDYKALYMIGTGTFARVFRTVHKDTGKVVAAKVLRRRFSEDPKRASQFMTEGELGKGLRHPNICPIYEVHSETSMYQQGTNYFLIIEFIEGQNLRDLLRIRGKFNPKEATQLMIDITSGLAYAAERGLTHRDLKTSNVLISSKGRAKLVDFGLAAFAEQVSEDGQATNPRTVDYAGLEIATGAPRDDPRSDIYFAGAIYYHMLTGEIPLYETRDRQKRLAAARYLNIEPIAKVAPDLPRSVASVVMKAMDTNPDRRYQSTGHMLMDLKMAAKRLEMGDESAAGEIRGKLEAQNEARIAKQFEGYNKTIMIVESNMDMQDMLRDRLKKYGYRVLVISDPQRALARFAEDSNPADIIVFSAIDMGAAALEGFNQFAEGTHTKDKPAVLIVKERQKSIREAAQLGENRAMMTMPIKVRELRKLIHELLKDPLDPEEEDAETGASAT; encoded by the coding sequence ATGGCTGATCTCACCGCTGAAGAATTTGCGCAGCGCGTAATCGATTTCAATCTCTTAGAACATCGCCAGGTCGAACAGGTCTGGAGCGAGCTTGGAACTCGAGAAGTATCGCTGGGTGAATTCCAGAACTTAATGCTCCGTAAAGAGCTCCTCACCAACTACCAGGTCGAACGTGTCATCAAAGGCCTTCGGACCGGTTATTTCTATGGTGACTACAAGGCTCTCTACATGATCGGAACCGGTACGTTCGCGCGCGTGTTCCGAACCGTTCATAAAGACACCGGAAAAGTCGTGGCAGCCAAAGTGCTTCGACGTCGGTTCAGTGAAGACCCGAAACGTGCTTCCCAGTTCATGACCGAAGGAGAACTCGGCAAGGGGCTTCGTCACCCGAACATCTGCCCGATCTATGAAGTCCACTCCGAGACTTCGATGTACCAGCAGGGCACCAATTACTTTCTGATCATTGAATTCATCGAAGGGCAAAACCTTCGCGACCTGTTGCGGATCCGTGGGAAGTTTAACCCCAAGGAAGCGACGCAGTTGATGATCGACATTACATCGGGTCTGGCTTACGCTGCCGAACGTGGTTTGACGCACCGCGACTTGAAGACCTCGAACGTGCTGATTTCGTCGAAGGGACGTGCCAAGCTGGTCGACTTTGGTCTGGCGGCATTCGCAGAACAAGTCAGCGAAGATGGCCAGGCGACCAACCCTCGAACGGTCGACTACGCCGGTCTCGAAATCGCGACAGGCGCTCCGCGAGACGATCCTCGCAGCGATATCTATTTCGCTGGCGCGATCTATTACCACATGCTGACCGGCGAGATTCCACTCTACGAAACTCGTGATCGTCAGAAGCGTTTGGCAGCGGCTCGTTACTTAAACATCGAACCGATCGCCAAGGTTGCACCGGATCTCCCTCGTTCGGTCGCCAGCGTGGTGATGAAGGCGATGGATACGAATCCGGATCGACGTTATCAGTCCACCGGCCATATGCTGATGGACCTGAAAATGGCTGCGAAACGCCTGGAGATGGGGGATGAGTCCGCCGCAGGCGAGATCCGCGGCAAGCTCGAAGCTCAGAACGAAGCTCGCATCGCGAAACAGTTCGAGGGTTACAACAAGACGATCATGATCGTCGAATCGAACATGGACATGCAGGACATGCTTCGCGACCGCTTGAAGAAGTATGGTTACCGCGTCCTGGTGATCAGCGATCCGCAACGGGCACTCGCCCGTTTCGCAGAAGACTCGAACCCGGCCGATATTATCGTCTTCAGTGCGATCGATATGGGGGCGGCAGCTTTGGAAGGCTTCAATCAGTTCGCCGAAGGAACGCACACCAAGGACAAGCCTGCGGTGCTGATCGTGAAGGAACGTCAGAAGTCGATTCGGGAAGCTGCCCAACTGGGCGAGAACCGAGCCATGATGACCATGCCGATCAAGGTTCGTGAACTTCGCAAGCTGATCCACGAGCTATTGAAAGATCCGCTCGATCCTGAAGAAGAAGATGCCGAAACAGGGGCCAGTGCCACCTAA
- the ald gene encoding alanine dehydrogenase translates to MIVGVPKEVKRDEYRIALLPVGAEELVLAGHKVIIEKDAGIGSGLTNEQYIEAGAILVDTAEEVFSQADMILKVKEPQPEEFPLIRKGQIVFTYFHFAASLELTQGMIDSGAICLAYETLRDARGTLPLLTPMSEVAGRMSIQEGAKYLEKPQMGQGILLGGVPGVAPAHITILGGGIVGANAAKIAAGFNADVNILDINMDRLRYLDDVMPPNVNVLFSDRHVIRHQLQLADLVIGAVLIPGAKAPMLVSREDLSLMKPGSVIIDVAVDQGGCIETSKPTSHSSPTYMIDDVLHYCVANMPGAVGRTSTFALCNVTLPWALRVANQGIEKSLAQSPELQTALNVHTGRVTNKPVADTFDLPFEPLSI, encoded by the coding sequence ATGATCGTTGGTGTTCCTAAAGAAGTGAAGCGGGATGAATACCGCATCGCCCTCTTGCCGGTCGGGGCTGAAGAATTGGTCCTCGCTGGCCATAAAGTGATTATCGAGAAGGACGCCGGAATTGGATCAGGGCTGACCAACGAACAATACATCGAAGCTGGCGCGATCCTGGTCGATACGGCGGAAGAAGTCTTCTCGCAGGCCGACATGATCTTGAAGGTCAAAGAACCTCAGCCAGAAGAGTTTCCGCTGATTCGCAAGGGTCAGATCGTCTTCACTTACTTCCACTTTGCCGCGAGCCTGGAACTGACCCAGGGCATGATCGACTCAGGTGCGATCTGCCTGGCGTATGAAACCTTGCGAGATGCCAGGGGAACGCTTCCGCTGCTGACGCCGATGAGCGAAGTCGCTGGTCGCATGAGCATTCAGGAAGGTGCCAAGTACCTGGAAAAGCCGCAGATGGGTCAAGGAATTCTGCTAGGTGGTGTTCCAGGGGTGGCTCCAGCTCATATCACGATCCTGGGTGGCGGTATCGTCGGTGCGAACGCCGCCAAGATCGCTGCTGGTTTCAACGCCGACGTGAACATTCTTGATATCAACATGGACCGCCTGCGGTACCTGGATGACGTGATGCCGCCGAACGTGAACGTTCTATTCAGCGATCGCCACGTGATTCGTCATCAGTTGCAGCTGGCTGACCTCGTGATTGGTGCCGTGCTGATCCCCGGAGCCAAGGCTCCGATGCTGGTTTCGCGGGAAGATCTCTCGCTGATGAAGCCTGGTAGCGTGATCATCGACGTCGCCGTCGACCAGGGTGGCTGCATCGAAACCTCGAAGCCAACTTCGCACAGCAGCCCGACCTATATGATTGATGATGTGTTACACTACTGCGTGGCCAACATGCCTGGTGCAGTCGGCCGAACCAGTACGTTCGCCCTGTGCAATGTGACGTTGCCATGGGCACTGCGTGTCGCGAATCAAGGTATCGAGAAGTCGCTGGCCCAATCGCCGGAACTTCAAACGGCTTTGAATGTTCATACCGGTCGCGTAACCAACAAGCCGGTCGCAGACACGTTCGACCTTCCATTCGAACCACTCTCGATCTGA
- the ssb gene encoding single-stranded DNA-binding protein, translating to MASFNRVILVGNLTRDIDLRYVSGGGTAVTELGLAVNDRRKTQSGEWVDETTFVDVTLWGRTAEIASEYLSKGSSVLIEGRLKLDTWETDGQKRSKLRVVGEKMQMLGGREGQGGGGPSRGPSRPQRQSQPQGGGGGGYNQAPANDYDSYDDGSFGGPGSQQGADDDIPF from the coding sequence ATGGCAAGTTTCAACCGAGTTATTCTGGTCGGGAACCTGACACGGGACATCGATTTACGATATGTCTCCGGGGGCGGAACGGCCGTCACTGAGCTGGGCCTGGCGGTCAATGATCGACGAAAGACTCAATCGGGCGAATGGGTCGATGAAACGACCTTCGTGGATGTCACCCTCTGGGGCCGCACCGCGGAAATCGCCAGTGAATACCTGAGCAAGGGTTCGTCCGTTCTGATTGAGGGACGACTCAAGCTCGATACGTGGGAAACGGACGGCCAAAAGCGGTCCAAGCTCCGTGTCGTTGGTGAAAAGATGCAGATGCTGGGTGGACGTGAAGGACAAGGCGGCGGCGGACCAAGCCGTGGCCCTTCGCGACCTCAGCGTCAGTCGCAGCCTCAAGGAGGCGGCGGCGGTGGTTACAACCAGGCACCGGCCAACGATTACGACTCCTACGACGACGGCAGCTTCGGCGGACCTGGGTCCCAACAAGGTGCTGACGACGACATCCCATTTTAG
- a CDS encoding uracil-DNA glycosylase — MPKPKKVAEAPASKPAPRTAAPMPAKPSSPGEPWPKEFATLSVEERQERLDTLRATVAGCTLCAELAKTRTQTVFGVGSAKARIAFFGEAPGADEDRLGEPFVGRAGKLLTQIIEACSFQRSDVYILNTLKCRPPGNRNPTTEENENCRPYFERQLEIIQPEYIVCLGRFAITNLLESAAPIGKLRGQFHPYRGSKVVVTYHPAYLLRNPSAKKDVWEDMKMMLKDMGIPIPRPSK; from the coding sequence ATGCCGAAGCCTAAAAAGGTCGCCGAAGCCCCGGCTTCCAAGCCAGCGCCACGGACGGCGGCACCGATGCCTGCCAAGCCAAGTTCGCCCGGCGAGCCATGGCCCAAAGAATTTGCCACTTTGTCGGTCGAAGAACGCCAGGAGCGGCTCGATACCCTCCGAGCGACTGTGGCAGGCTGTACGCTTTGTGCGGAATTGGCAAAAACGCGAACTCAAACCGTGTTCGGTGTAGGCAGCGCGAAAGCTCGTATTGCCTTCTTTGGCGAAGCCCCTGGTGCGGACGAGGATCGACTGGGCGAACCGTTTGTCGGTCGCGCAGGGAAGCTGCTGACGCAGATTATCGAGGCTTGCTCGTTCCAGAGGAGTGATGTTTACATCCTCAACACGCTGAAATGCCGTCCCCCTGGCAATCGCAATCCCACGACGGAAGAAAACGAGAACTGCCGCCCCTATTTCGAACGACAGTTGGAAATCATTCAGCCGGAATACATTGTCTGCCTCGGGCGGTTCGCGATTACCAATCTGTTGGAGTCGGCTGCACCAATCGGCAAGCTGCGGGGGCAGTTCCATCCCTACCGGGGAAGCAAGGTTGTGGTGACCTATCACCCGGCTTACCTTCTGCGGAATCCTTCCGCCAAGAAGGATGTGTGGGAAGATATGAAGATGATGCTCAAGGATATGGGCATTCCGATCCCGCGCCCCTCGAAGTAA
- the dnaB gene encoding replicative DNA helicase, protein MLDKQPPCSIEAEQCVLGSIILLPDCLDDVILILRPEDFYDDANKKLFEHMIDLHNSGRKIDVTLLSEHLRDAGDWEFVGGAAYLAKVARSVPHAAHAASYAEIVRKKATSRNLIIAATDILQDAYQEAGKPEELIGRAEQKIFSILDGRDSRSMASMREIVTEAMERIDARLRGEANEDGVLTGFADLDEMTSGFHGSQLLILAARPAMGKTAFAMNIAENIAVHDKVPVLFVSLEMGSVELCDRLLCSVARVNGHRLRNGTLSHEDRARLIEKSSLVGEAPLFVDDSPSRTVAEIAASARRIIRSERRLGLIVIDYLQLIEPDNADDPRQEQVAKIARRLKGLAREMNVPILCLAQLNRQAEASKDNKPKLSHLRESGAIEQDADVVMFVHREEYYHHGEEREQHAGQAEIIIGKQRAGPVGEVKLTWLKDFTRFENAFDREPDDFSAFNQGEGGF, encoded by the coding sequence ATTCTCGATAAGCAACCGCCGTGTAGCATCGAGGCCGAGCAGTGTGTCTTGGGCAGTATCATTCTTCTGCCCGACTGCCTCGACGACGTGATTCTGATTCTGCGTCCGGAAGACTTCTACGACGACGCGAATAAGAAGCTCTTCGAGCACATGATCGATCTGCATAACAGTGGTCGGAAGATCGACGTCACGCTGCTCAGCGAACATCTGCGCGACGCTGGTGACTGGGAGTTCGTTGGCGGTGCGGCTTACCTGGCCAAAGTGGCACGAAGTGTTCCGCATGCCGCCCATGCTGCCAGTTACGCCGAGATCGTTCGTAAGAAGGCAACCAGTCGGAACCTGATCATTGCTGCGACCGATATTCTGCAAGATGCCTACCAGGAAGCAGGCAAGCCGGAAGAACTGATTGGTCGTGCGGAACAGAAAATCTTCTCGATTCTCGACGGTCGCGACAGTCGCAGCATGGCCAGCATGCGAGAAATCGTCACCGAGGCGATGGAACGCATCGATGCGCGATTGCGGGGTGAGGCCAATGAAGATGGCGTGCTCACCGGATTTGCCGACCTGGACGAAATGACCAGCGGGTTTCATGGCAGTCAGCTTCTAATTCTGGCGGCTCGACCGGCGATGGGTAAAACGGCCTTCGCCATGAACATCGCCGAAAACATCGCCGTGCACGACAAAGTGCCGGTGCTGTTCGTCAGTCTCGAAATGGGTTCGGTCGAACTTTGCGATCGTTTGCTTTGTAGCGTGGCTCGCGTCAACGGTCATCGACTTCGTAACGGTACCCTCAGTCACGAAGACCGTGCTCGTTTGATCGAAAAGTCTTCACTGGTGGGTGAAGCGCCTTTGTTTGTGGACGACTCGCCGAGCCGAACGGTGGCAGAAATCGCGGCCTCAGCCCGGCGAATCATTCGTAGCGAACGCCGTCTCGGCTTGATCGTGATCGACTATTTGCAGCTGATCGAACCTGACAATGCCGACGATCCGCGTCAGGAACAGGTCGCCAAAATCGCGCGACGTTTGAAGGGTTTGGCTCGCGAAATGAACGTGCCGATCCTTTGTCTGGCACAGCTCAATCGCCAGGCGGAAGCGTCGAAAGACAATAAGCCGAAGCTGAGCCACTTGCGTGAATCAGGCGCTATCGAGCAGGACGCCGACGTCGTAATGTTTGTGCACCGGGAAGAATACTATCACCACGGCGAAGAACGCGAGCAGCACGCCGGTCAGGCCGAAATTATCATCGGTAAGCAGCGTGCAGGCCCCGTGGGCGAAGTGAAATTGACCTGGCTCAAAGACTTCACCCGATTCGAGAATGCCTTCGATCGCGAGCCCGACGATTTCTCGGCGTTCAACCAAGGCGAAGGTGGCTTCTAG
- a CDS encoding NTP transferase domain-containing protein: MGKRIAVVLAAGKGTRMQSEMPKVLFPVLGRPMIEFVLDALREVGVEKIICVVGYRADDVRQALAGHSDIVFVEQTEQLGTGHAVQMCVDELKSVDGNVVVLAGDSPLVQPSSLKELFEAFESGGHTCLLGTLKREDPTGLGRIVRDADGIFEGIVEEKDATPEQRAINEVNMSTYVFAAPRLVEALGRLSNENAQGEYYLTDCPKILKGLGDKVDALPVLKACEAYSINSREQLAEVERVMSEIGYNAS, encoded by the coding sequence ATGGGAAAACGGATTGCGGTTGTTCTGGCTGCCGGTAAGGGAACCAGAATGCAATCGGAGATGCCGAAGGTGCTGTTCCCAGTCCTGGGACGTCCCATGATTGAGTTTGTGCTCGATGCGCTGCGTGAAGTCGGGGTTGAGAAGATAATCTGTGTCGTCGGGTACCGGGCGGACGACGTTCGCCAAGCGTTGGCAGGGCATTCTGATATCGTTTTCGTAGAACAAACCGAGCAGTTAGGCACCGGCCACGCCGTTCAAATGTGCGTCGACGAACTGAAGTCGGTCGATGGCAATGTGGTGGTCCTGGCAGGCGATTCGCCGCTGGTTCAACCATCTTCTTTGAAAGAACTATTCGAGGCGTTCGAGTCTGGCGGACATACTTGCCTTCTCGGGACCCTTAAACGTGAAGACCCCACGGGATTGGGGCGAATCGTGCGTGATGCTGACGGAATCTTCGAGGGGATTGTGGAAGAGAAAGATGCCACCCCTGAGCAGCGTGCGATCAACGAAGTCAACATGAGCACCTACGTGTTCGCCGCTCCGCGCCTGGTCGAGGCACTGGGCCGCTTGAGCAACGAAAACGCTCAGGGCGAGTACTACCTGACTGACTGCCCGAAGATCCTCAAAGGTTTGGGGGATAAGGTCGACGCGTTACCGGTGCTCAAAGCGTGTGAAGCATATAGCATCAACTCTCGCGAGCAATTGGCCGAAGTAGAGCGTGTGATGAGCGAAATTGGTTACAATGCTTCGTGA
- a CDS encoding ribose-phosphate pyrophosphokinase, with amino-acid sequence MREIKIFSGRANPKLAEDVCNFLHLKLGRVTLGEFPDGEIQCKIEEDVRGRDVFLVQPTCPPVNNNLIELLVMIDSCRRASAERITAVIPYYGYARQDRKDEGRVPITAKLVADLITSAGADRVLTMDLHAAQIQGFFNVPVDHLNASPVLNHYFLSLGIPTEELVVVSPDAGSIKRAVNHHRRLNGELAIVDKRRTSAHETTTKNIIGGPVEGKTAVIFDDMISTAGSICGAAKVVHKAGAREIYLAATHGVLCGPAVARLQAAPIKEIILTDTIPQKSQELLGNMRVLSVAPLLGEAIKRIHNDESISALFRENIG; translated from the coding sequence ATGCGTGAGATCAAAATCTTTAGCGGTCGCGCCAATCCCAAACTTGCCGAAGATGTTTGCAACTTCTTGCATCTGAAGCTGGGTCGTGTGACGCTGGGTGAGTTTCCGGACGGAGAAATCCAGTGCAAGATCGAGGAAGACGTGCGTGGCCGCGATGTCTTTCTGGTTCAGCCGACTTGCCCACCGGTGAACAACAACCTGATTGAGCTGCTGGTCATGATCGACAGTTGTCGACGGGCCAGTGCCGAGCGAATCACCGCGGTGATCCCTTACTACGGTTATGCACGCCAGGACCGTAAAGACGAAGGCCGCGTGCCGATTACCGCCAAACTGGTGGCCGACTTGATCACCAGTGCCGGTGCCGATCGCGTACTGACGATGGATTTGCATGCCGCCCAGATTCAGGGCTTCTTTAATGTTCCGGTCGACCACCTGAATGCTTCGCCGGTGCTCAATCATTATTTCCTGAGTCTTGGGATTCCAACGGAAGAGCTTGTCGTCGTGAGCCCTGATGCGGGGAGTATCAAGCGAGCGGTCAACCATCATCGACGCCTTAACGGCGAGCTGGCAATCGTCGATAAACGCCGTACAAGTGCTCATGAAACCACCACCAAAAACATCATCGGTGGTCCGGTCGAAGGCAAGACAGCCGTGATCTTCGACGACATGATCAGCACGGCCGGTTCGATCTGTGGTGCGGCGAAAGTGGTGCACAAGGCCGGGGCGCGTGAGATCTACCTGGCCGCGACCCATGGTGTGCTGTGTGGACCTGCGGTGGCTCGGCTCCAAGCGGCTCCGATCAAAGAGATCATCCTGACCGACACCATTCCCCAGAAGTCGCAGGAACTGCTCGGCAACATGCGGGTCTTGTCGGTCGCACCGCTGCTCGGCGAAGCAATCAAACGTATCCACAACGACGAGTCGATTAGCGCGTTGTTCCGCGAGAACATCGGCTAG
- the pth gene encoding aminoacyl-tRNA hydrolase: protein MKLVVGLGNPGSKYDGTRHNVGFDVLDTLAKRHSAPVPKAKFNGQLTEIGVGGEKLFLLWPHTFMNKSGNSVRPAFDFYKLTLEDVLIVCDDFNLPLAKLRLKGKGSAGGQNGLADVIQKLGSDEVPRLRVGIGPPREGADVAGYVLSSFAKVEKPEIDLCVERAASAVEDWVTQGITHTMNHYNG, encoded by the coding sequence ATGAAACTCGTCGTCGGGCTCGGAAATCCAGGAAGCAAGTACGACGGAACACGGCATAACGTCGGGTTCGACGTGCTGGACACACTTGCCAAGCGGCACAGTGCTCCGGTTCCCAAAGCCAAGTTCAACGGTCAGTTAACTGAAATAGGTGTCGGCGGCGAGAAGCTTTTCCTTCTCTGGCCCCACACCTTTATGAATAAAAGTGGAAACAGCGTTCGTCCTGCGTTCGATTTTTATAAATTGACGCTGGAAGACGTTTTGATTGTCTGCGATGATTTTAATCTTCCTCTGGCCAAATTACGGCTCAAAGGAAAGGGATCGGCAGGCGGACAAAACGGACTGGCCGATGTGATTCAAAAACTCGGCTCGGATGAGGTGCCCCGGCTTCGCGTCGGAATCGGGCCACCACGAGAAGGAGCCGACGTTGCCGGCTATGTCCTGAGCAGCTTTGCGAAGGTCGAAAAGCCGGAAATCGATTTGTGCGTGGAACGTGCCGCTTCGGCGGTCGAAGACTGGGTTACCCAGGGAATCACGCACACGATGAATCACTACAACGGATAG
- the der gene encoding ribosome biogenesis GTPase Der — MAVPQVVIIGRPNVGKSSIFNWLAGRRLAIVDDVAGVTRDRMVHLQKWNERFFEIVDTGGIGVNDVDNLTEEIERQIQIAIDSADVILFVVDVRSGMLPLDQKVAQRLRKIDKPVVLVANKSDAPQMDAEADQFYRLGRGKLVAVSTLQNRNKSDLLDVIVDRLPESDLTATDGSDPEMKVAIVGRRNVGKSTFVNTLAQAERMIVSEVAGTTRDSVDVRFELDGKSFVAIDTPGLRRRVSVKTDIDYYSTHRAERSIRHADMTLMFFDASQQISKVDKQLVRYISDEFKPCIFVVNKWDLYHTQMPTDRWATYLHETFPMMSHVPIAFITGQTGKNVKTLLNHAQMLYKQSLSRIGTGELNRILKEIIERHPPPLYKNRKPKVYYATQVGVQPPTFVLMVNMPKAFSPSYQRYLISSFRDAVPFPEVPIKIYLKKRESADERDDFGSRRGSSSAPLDPHEDDFDSQVIDQGDEASEDHLDDVNEEA, encoded by the coding sequence ATGGCGGTACCCCAAGTAGTAATCATCGGTCGACCGAACGTCGGTAAATCCAGCATCTTCAATTGGCTGGCCGGGCGTCGCTTGGCCATCGTTGACGACGTCGCAGGCGTGACCCGCGATCGTATGGTCCACCTTCAAAAGTGGAACGAACGCTTTTTTGAAATCGTCGACACCGGGGGTATTGGCGTAAATGACGTCGATAACCTGACCGAAGAAATCGAACGGCAAATTCAAATCGCCATCGATTCGGCGGACGTGATCTTGTTCGTTGTCGACGTACGTAGCGGCATGCTTCCTCTCGATCAGAAGGTGGCCCAGCGTCTCCGCAAGATCGACAAGCCAGTCGTGCTGGTCGCCAACAAGTCGGACGCTCCGCAGATGGACGCCGAGGCCGACCAGTTCTATCGCCTTGGTCGTGGCAAGCTAGTCGCCGTCAGTACCCTGCAGAATCGAAATAAGAGCGACCTGTTAGATGTGATTGTCGATCGCCTGCCAGAAAGCGATCTGACAGCGACTGACGGGTCCGATCCAGAGATGAAGGTAGCGATCGTCGGACGAAGAAATGTCGGCAAAAGCACCTTCGTCAATACATTGGCCCAGGCAGAGCGTATGATCGTCAGCGAAGTCGCCGGTACGACTCGCGACAGTGTCGACGTTCGGTTCGAGCTTGATGGCAAGTCGTTCGTCGCGATCGACACACCTGGTTTGCGTCGCCGCGTGAGCGTGAAGACCGACATCGACTACTACAGCACCCACCGTGCTGAGCGAAGTATTCGTCACGCCGACATGACGCTGATGTTCTTCGATGCGTCGCAGCAAATCAGCAAAGTCGACAAGCAACTTGTTCGTTACATCAGCGACGAATTCAAGCCATGTATCTTCGTGGTCAACAAATGGGATCTGTATCACACGCAGATGCCAACCGACCGCTGGGCAACGTACTTGCACGAGACGTTCCCGATGATGTCGCACGTCCCAATCGCGTTCATCACCGGTCAGACCGGCAAGAATGTGAAGACGCTGCTGAATCACGCCCAGATGCTGTATAAGCAGTCGCTTTCGCGTATCGGTACCGGCGAGCTGAACCGCATCTTGAAAGAGATCATCGAGCGACATCCGCCACCGTTGTACAAGAACCGCAAGCCGAAGGTTTACTACGCCACACAGGTCGGTGTGCAGCCTCCAACGTTCGTGCTGATGGTGAATATGCCGAAGGCGTTCTCCCCTTCGTATCAGCGTTATTTGATCTCGTCGTTCCGCGACGCGGTCCCCTTCCCTGAGGTGCCGATCAAGATCTACCTCAAGAAGCGGGAATCCGCAGACGAACGCGACGACTTCGGATCGCGGCGAGGCTCTTCTTCCGCTCCGCTAGACCCACACGAAGATGACTTCGACTCGCAAGTGATCGACCAGGGCGACGAAGCATCGGAAGACCATCTCGACGACGTCAACGAAGAAGCATAA
- the rpsF gene encoding 30S ribosomal protein S6 — translation MAAYVYEGMFILDSNRYGKDPSGVSGKINALVEKLGGEILVSRMWAEQRLAYPINGQRRGTYWLTYFRLDSLKMDELNYACNINDDMLRFLFIKQDPRLVDMLIAHAEGHEFAGDEDSDDSGSDDSDEEESSEEEPVEAAE, via the coding sequence TTGGCGGCTTACGTTTACGAGGGGATGTTCATTCTGGACTCCAACCGGTATGGAAAGGATCCCAGTGGGGTCTCCGGTAAAATCAACGCCCTGGTTGAAAAGCTGGGTGGCGAAATCCTGGTTAGCCGTATGTGGGCCGAACAGCGCCTGGCGTACCCGATCAACGGGCAACGTCGTGGCACTTACTGGCTGACCTACTTCCGCCTGGACAGCCTGAAGATGGACGAGTTGAACTACGCATGTAACATCAATGATGACATGCTGCGGTTCCTCTTCATCAAGCAAGATCCACGTCTGGTCGATATGCTGATCGCTCACGCCGAAGGGCATGAGTTCGCTGGCGACGAAGACTCGGACGACAGCGGATCGGACGACTCGGACGAAGAAGAATCGTCGGAAGAAGAACCAGTCGAAGCTGCAGAGTAA
- a CDS encoding co-chaperone GroES, with protein MAKSTRSKAIEYVEPIGARVLVRKDEPKRTTKGGIALPDQAEIPTITGRIVAISAQIENNEDFPLRQYDKILFHPKDAIPVDFETDNQLFVVPVDDVVAVFRRETGTTKKSKSED; from the coding sequence ATGGCAAAATCGACCCGCAGCAAAGCGATTGAATATGTCGAACCGATCGGTGCCCGTGTCCTCGTCCGCAAGGACGAACCGAAACGGACCACCAAAGGGGGCATTGCGCTGCCGGATCAGGCCGAGATCCCAACGATCACCGGTCGAATCGTGGCGATTTCCGCCCAGATCGAAAACAACGAAGACTTCCCACTTCGTCAGTACGACAAGATCTTGTTCCACCCCAAGGACGCGATCCCGGTCGATTTCGAGACCGACAACCAGTTGTTCGTGGTCCCTGTCGACGATGTCGTCGCTGTGTTCCGCCGCGAAACGGGTACCACCAAAAAGAGTAAGTCGGAAGACTAA
- the rplI gene encoding 50S ribosomal protein L9, producing MPTRSEKHLARPWKRLPKGKHGGIELLLIQSVDHLGKPGDVVEVRPGYANNYLIPQGLATVATTHHKRMVDKHKAKLAEIEKSRLAGLRAIADLLNRQSVTIEANANDEGHLYGSVGQVEIVHALKEQNFTITPDQVRLQGPLKELGLYTVKIHLHAEIESELKVWVVPTVSGD from the coding sequence ATGCCAACTCGATCTGAAAAGCACCTAGCACGTCCCTGGAAGCGTTTGCCGAAAGGTAAGCACGGCGGTATCGAACTGCTGTTGATTCAATCGGTCGATCACCTCGGCAAGCCAGGTGATGTTGTCGAAGTCCGTCCTGGATACGCCAACAACTACCTGATTCCGCAGGGCCTCGCCACCGTCGCCACCACCCATCACAAGCGGATGGTTGATAAGCACAAGGCGAAACTGGCCGAGATTGAGAAGTCGCGTTTGGCTGGTCTGCGTGCGATCGCCGATCTGCTCAACCGCCAGAGCGTTACCATCGAAGCTAATGCCAATGACGAAGGTCACCTGTACGGCAGTGTCGGTCAGGTTGAAATCGTTCACGCGTTGAAAGAACAGAACTTCACCATCACCCCAGATCAGGTTCGCCTGCAGGGTCCGCTGAAGGAACTCGGTTTGTATACCGTCAAGATTCACCTTCATGCCGAAATCGAATCGGAATTGAAGGTTTGGGTTGTTCCGACCGTCTCGGGCGATTAA